One region of Erwinia tracheiphila genomic DNA includes:
- the nth gene encoding endonuclease III encodes MNKDKRQQILLRLRDNNPHPTTELNFTTPFELLIAVLLSAQATDVSVNKATAKLYPVANTPAAMLALGVDGVKEYIKTIGLFNSKAENVIKTCRILLDKHQGEIPENREALEALPGVGRKTANVVLNTAFGWPTIAVDTHIFRVSNRTGFAPGKNVEQVEEKLLKVVPKAFKVDCHHWLILHGRYTCIARKPRCSSCLIEDLCEYGDKAE; translated from the coding sequence ATGAATAAAGATAAACGTCAGCAAATTTTGCTGCGGCTGCGGGATAATAATCCCCATCCCACCACCGAGCTAAATTTTACCACGCCATTTGAACTGCTGATTGCGGTGTTACTCTCCGCGCAGGCAACCGACGTCAGCGTCAATAAAGCTACCGCAAAGCTTTATCCGGTGGCGAACACACCAGCGGCAATGCTGGCACTTGGGGTTGACGGCGTAAAAGAGTACATCAAGACTATTGGCTTGTTTAACAGCAAAGCGGAAAATGTCATTAAAACCTGCCGTATCCTGCTGGACAAACATCAGGGCGAGATCCCGGAAAATCGGGAGGCACTGGAGGCCCTGCCCGGTGTGGGTCGTAAAACAGCTAACGTGGTACTCAACACCGCTTTTGGCTGGCCAACCATCGCGGTGGATACCCATATTTTTCGTGTCAGTAACCGCACCGGCTTTGCCCCGGGTAAAAACGTTGAGCAGGTGGAGGAAAAGCTGCTGAAAGTGGTGCCAAAGGCATTTAAGGTCGACTGCCACCACTGGCTAATCCTGCACGGACGTTATACCTGCATTGCCCGTAAGCCCCGCTGTAGCTCATGCCTGATTGAAGATTTGTGTGAATATGGCGATAAGGCGGAATGA
- the pdxH gene encoding pyridoxamine 5'-phosphate oxidase: MNETDSLQQIAHLRREYTRGGLRRKDLPADPLTLFEHWLSQAVAAQLPDPTAMSVATVDRHGQPYQRIVLLKYFDQRGLVFYTNLGSRKAQQLDENSRISLLFPWHMLERQVMVLGAVEKLSVVDVVKYFHSRPRDSQIGAWVSKQSSRISARGVLEGKFLELKQKFQQGEIPLPSFWGGFRIKPESIEFWQGGEHRLHDRFFYQREGDSWKIDRLAP, translated from the coding sequence ATGAACGAAACCGATAGCCTGCAACAGATTGCCCACCTGCGTCGTGAGTACACGCGCGGGGGACTGCGACGCAAAGACCTGCCCGCCGATCCGTTAACCCTGTTTGAACACTGGTTGAGCCAGGCGGTTGCAGCTCAGTTACCCGATCCCACGGCGATGAGCGTGGCAACCGTTGATCGTCATGGTCAGCCTTACCAACGCATTGTTCTGCTGAAATATTTTGATCAGCGTGGCCTGGTGTTTTATACCAATCTTGGCAGCCGCAAGGCACAGCAGTTGGATGAAAATTCCCGCATTAGCCTGCTGTTTCCGTGGCACATGCTTGAGCGGCAGGTAATGGTGCTGGGAGCTGTTGAAAAACTCTCTGTTGTCGACGTGGTGAAATATTTCCACAGCCGCCCCCGTGACAGCCAGATTGGCGCGTGGGTGTCAAAACAGTCCAGCCGGATCTCTGCCAGGGGCGTGCTCGAAGGTAAATTTCTCGAACTTAAACAAAAGTTCCAGCAGGGAGAGATTCCGTTGCCCAGTTTTTGGGGCGGCTTTCGCATTAAACCTGAGTCAATAGAGTTTTGGCAGGGGGGAGAACATCGTTTACACGACCGTTTTTTCTACCAGCGTGAAGGTGATAGCTGGAAAATTGATCGTCTGGCTCCCTGA
- a CDS encoding IS481 family transposase has protein sequence MLHTNNPIIKHKAGLLNLDEELGNVSKACKIMGVSRDTFYRYQELAEEGGIDALVNQSRRVPNLKNRADEATERAVVEYAVEFPAHGQHRTSNELRKKGVFISGSGVRSIWQRHDLENFRKRLKALEEKVAKEGIVLTDAQIAALEKKAHDDEASGEIETAHPGYLGSQDTFYVGNLKGVGRIYQQTFVDTYSKVAHCKLYTSKTPITAADLLNDRVLPFYEAQGLPMLRILTDRGTEYCGKVEQHDYQLYLAINDIDHTKTKAMSPQTNGICERFHKTILQDFYQVTFRKKLYGDLESLQADLDNWLWHYNNERTHQGKMCCGRTPMATLLDGKRVWAEKNLNQI, from the coding sequence ATGCTTCATACTAACAATCCCATCATCAAACACAAAGCCGGTTTACTCAATCTGGACGAAGAGCTCGGTAACGTATCAAAAGCCTGTAAGATCATGGGCGTGTCGCGAGACACGTTTTACCGTTATCAGGAACTGGCTGAAGAAGGCGGTATTGATGCGCTGGTTAATCAAAGTCGTAGGGTACCCAACCTGAAGAACCGCGCCGATGAGGCCACGGAACGTGCGGTTGTTGAGTACGCCGTTGAGTTCCCGGCTCATGGTCAGCATCGGACTAGCAATGAACTTCGTAAAAAAGGCGTGTTTATCTCCGGCAGCGGCGTGCGCTCCATCTGGCAACGACACGACCTGGAGAACTTCCGTAAACGCCTGAAGGCGCTTGAGGAGAAAGTCGCTAAAGAAGGCATTGTGCTTACCGATGCCCAAATCGCAGCGCTGGAGAAAAAGGCGCATGATGATGAGGCCAGCGGCGAAATCGAGACGGCACATCCGGGTTATCTGGGCTCGCAGGACACCTTCTACGTGGGCAATCTGAAAGGTGTTGGCCGTATCTACCAGCAGACGTTTGTGGATACGTACTCAAAAGTGGCACACTGCAAGCTGTATACAAGTAAAACGCCGATCACCGCCGCCGACCTGCTCAATGATCGCGTATTGCCGTTCTACGAGGCTCAGGGACTGCCGATGCTGAGAATACTGACCGACAGGGGTACGGAGTACTGTGGTAAAGTGGAGCAGCATGATTATCAGCTTTATCTGGCCATCAACGATATCGACCATACGAAAACGAAGGCGATGTCTCCACAGACGAACGGTATCTGCGAGCGCTTCCATAAAACCATTTTGCAGGATTTTTATCAGGTTACGTTCCGCAAGAAGTTATATGGAGACCTGGAAAGCCTGCAGGCAGATCTGGACAACTGGTTGTGGCATTACAATAATGAGCGAACTCATCAGGGTAAAATGTGCTGCGGGCGTACGCCAATGGCAACTTTACTTGATGGTAAACGGGTCTGGGCAGAAAAAAATCTGAACCAGATTTAA
- the rnt gene encoding ribonuclease T, producing MSESNQLNTLSDRFRGYYPVVIDVETAGFDAKTNALLEVAAITLKMDRNGWLEKDQTMHFHVEPFEGSVLQPEALAFNGIDPNNLLRGAVSEYEALHAIFKIVRKGIKDFGCSRAIMVAHNATFDLSFINAAAERSGLKRNPFHPFVTFDTAAMSGLVLGQTVLAKACAAAGMAFDDTQAHSALYDTMQTADLFCELVNRWKRLGGWPLPETQNTH from the coding sequence ATGTCTGAATCGAACCAACTGAATACCCTCAGCGACCGTTTTCGTGGCTATTATCCGGTAGTGATTGATGTTGAAACTGCAGGATTCGACGCCAAAACCAATGCATTGCTGGAAGTGGCAGCCATAACGTTAAAAATGGATCGTAATGGCTGGCTGGAGAAAGATCAGACAATGCATTTCCACGTTGAGCCTTTTGAAGGTTCAGTTCTACAGCCGGAAGCGCTGGCGTTTAACGGCATCGATCCAAATAATCTCTTACGTGGTGCCGTAAGTGAATATGAAGCACTGCATGCTATATTCAAAATCGTTCGTAAAGGCATCAAGGATTTTGGCTGCAGCCGCGCTATCATGGTGGCCCACAACGCCACGTTTGACCTGAGTTTTATCAATGCCGCCGCAGAAAGAAGCGGCCTCAAACGCAATCCATTTCATCCGTTCGTTACTTTTGACACCGCAGCAATGAGTGGTCTGGTACTTGGCCAGACAGTTCTGGCCAAAGCCTGCGCGGCGGCCGGCATGGCGTTTGACGACACGCAGGCACACTCAGCGCTCTACGATACAATGCAGACTGCAGATCTTTTTTGTGAACTGGTCAATCGCTGGAAACGACTGGGCGGCTGGCCGCTGCCTGAAACACAGAACACCCATTGA
- the gloA gene encoding lactoylglutathione lyase — translation MRLLHTMLRVGDLQRSIDFYTKVLGMRLLRTSENKEYKYNLAFVGYTEESEGAVIELTWNWGVDSYDLGNAYGHIALGVDDVAATCERIRKDGANVTREAGPVKGGTTVIAFVEDPDGYKIELIENKHAGHGISA, via the coding sequence ATGCGTCTGCTTCATACCATGTTACGCGTTGGTGATTTACAGCGCTCCATTGATTTTTATACCAAAGTTCTAGGTATGCGCCTGCTTCGTACCAGTGAAAACAAGGAATATAAGTACAATCTTGCCTTTGTTGGCTATACCGAGGAAAGCGAAGGCGCCGTAATTGAGCTGACCTGGAATTGGGGTGTTGATAGCTATGATCTGGGCAACGCTTATGGTCACATTGCACTGGGCGTTGATGACGTGGCCGCAACCTGTGAACGCATTCGCAAAGATGGCGCGAATGTAACGCGTGAAGCCGGTCCGGTCAAAGGTGGGACAACCGTTATTGCGTTTGTTGAAGATCCAGACGGGTATAAAATCGAGCTCATTGAAAATAAACACGCGGGTCATGGTATTAGCGCATAA
- the gstA gene encoding glutathione transferase GstA, producing the protein MKLYYKPGACSLSPHIVLRETGIDFTLIKVDLQNKKTEQEEDFLLVNPKGQVPTLQFDDGSILTEGVAIVQYLADCKPDRQLLAPVGSPARYHTIEWLNFIATELHKGFAPLFRPDTPEELKAGLRNQLAQKFSWVEDQLQDKQWLTGSHFTVADAYLFTVLRWAAVVGLDLSAHTSLNTWSDRVAERPAVSEALKAEGI; encoded by the coding sequence ATGAAGCTTTACTACAAGCCGGGGGCCTGTTCACTTTCACCCCATATCGTTTTACGTGAGACCGGCATTGATTTCACGCTGATCAAAGTCGATTTGCAAAACAAAAAGACCGAGCAGGAAGAGGACTTTTTATTAGTTAATCCAAAAGGACAGGTGCCAACGTTGCAGTTCGATGATGGCAGTATCCTTACTGAAGGCGTTGCAATCGTACAGTATCTGGCCGATTGCAAGCCGGATCGCCAGCTGCTGGCACCAGTGGGCAGCCCGGCCCGATACCACACCATTGAGTGGCTGAATTTCATCGCCACCGAGTTGCACAAGGGTTTCGCACCTTTGTTCCGGCCCGATACGCCTGAAGAGTTAAAAGCTGGCCTGCGAAATCAGCTCGCGCAAAAATTCAGCTGGGTTGAAGATCAGCTACAGGATAAACAGTGGCTGACCGGTTCGCATTTCACCGTGGCAGATGCGTATCTGTTCACCGTATTGCGCTGGGCTGCGGTTGTCGGGCTGGATTTATCCGCTCACACATCACTCAATACGTGGTCTGACCGGGTGGCAGAACGCCCTGCGGTGTCAGAGGCGTTAAAGGCGGAAGGAATATAA
- the tyrS gene encoding tyrosine--tRNA ligase, with amino-acid sequence MASSSLIKQLQERGLVAQVTDENALAERLAQGPVALYCGFDPTADSLHLGHLVPLLCLKRFQDAGHRPVALVGGATGMIGDPSFKADERKLNTAETVGEWVEKIRRQVAPFLDFECGSNSAIAANNYDWFGQMNVLTFLRDIGKHFSVNQMINKEAVKQRLNRDDQGISFTEFSYNLLQGYDFACLNERHGVVLQIGGSDQWGNITSGIDLTRRLHQNQVFGLTVPLITKSDGTKFGKTEGGAVWLDAKKTSPYKFYQFWINTADADVYRFLRFFTFMSLDEINALEEEDKKSGKAPRAQYVLAQQVTRLVHGAAGLAAAERITNSLFSGSLDEMTEADFQQLAQDGVPFVELTQGQDLQQAMVDGELAPSRGQARKLIEASAVSINGVVQPDSEYVFNAAERLHGRYTLLRRGKKNYCLIVWK; translated from the coding sequence ATGGCCAGCAGTAGTCTGATTAAACAATTGCAGGAGCGGGGCCTGGTAGCCCAGGTTACGGATGAAAACGCGTTAGCAGAACGACTGGCGCAGGGGCCAGTCGCACTCTATTGCGGTTTCGATCCAACGGCCGACAGCCTGCATTTGGGACATCTGGTGCCCTTACTGTGTCTCAAGCGTTTTCAGGATGCGGGGCACCGTCCGGTCGCGCTGGTCGGCGGTGCCACCGGCATGATTGGCGACCCCAGCTTTAAAGCAGATGAACGCAAGCTTAACACCGCAGAAACTGTTGGCGAGTGGGTGGAAAAAATCCGCCGTCAGGTTGCGCCATTCCTTGATTTTGAATGCGGGAGCAACAGCGCAATCGCGGCTAACAACTACGACTGGTTTGGGCAAATGAACGTGCTAACCTTTCTGCGCGATATCGGTAAGCACTTTTCAGTTAACCAGATGATCAATAAAGAAGCCGTTAAGCAACGACTGAATCGCGACGACCAGGGCATCTCCTTCACCGAATTCTCCTATAACCTGTTACAGGGCTATGATTTTGCCTGCCTTAATGAGCGTCATGGCGTGGTATTGCAGATTGGTGGCTCCGATCAGTGGGGTAACATCACCTCCGGCATCGATCTGACGCGCCGTTTGCATCAAAACCAGGTTTTCGGCCTCACCGTGCCGCTGATCACCAAATCAGATGGAACTAAATTTGGCAAAACCGAGGGTGGTGCGGTCTGGCTTGATGCAAAAAAAACCAGCCCTTACAAATTCTACCAGTTCTGGATCAACACTGCGGATGCAGATGTCTACCGCTTCCTCAGGTTCTTTACTTTCATGAGCCTAGACGAGATCAATGCGCTGGAAGAAGAAGATAAAAAAAGTGGCAAAGCGCCGCGTGCGCAATATGTCCTTGCGCAGCAGGTCACCCGACTGGTACATGGTGCAGCAGGTCTGGCAGCGGCAGAGCGTATCACTAACAGCCTCTTCTCCGGTAGCCTGGATGAAATGACCGAAGCGGACTTTCAACAGCTGGCGCAGGATGGCGTGCCGTTCGTTGAACTGACGCAGGGGCAGGATCTGCAGCAGGCGATGGTCGATGGCGAGCTGGCCCCATCGCGCGGCCAGGCTCGTAAGCTGATTGAAGCCAGCGCGGTTAGCATCAATGGTGTTGTGCAGCCTGACAGTGAATATGTTTTCAATGCGGCTGAACGTTTGCATGGACGTTACACTCTTCTGCGTCGTGGCAAGAAAAATTACTGCCTGATCGTCTGGAAATAA
- the slyB gene encoding outer membrane lipoprotein SlyB — MFKRIAIVALTSVTLAGCANNNTLSGDVYSASEARQVQSVTYGTLVSVRPVQIQGGDENNVIGAIGGAVLGGFLGNTVGGGTGRSLATAAGAVAGGVAGQGVQGAMNKSQGVELEIRKDDGNTIMVVQKQAASRFAPGMRVAIASNGSQVTVSPR, encoded by the coding sequence ATGTTTAAGCGTATAGCCATTGTAGCCCTGACAAGTGTAACCTTAGCAGGCTGTGCCAATAACAACACGTTGTCTGGCGATGTTTACAGTGCTTCGGAAGCCCGCCAGGTTCAAAGTGTTACCTATGGTACACTGGTATCTGTTCGCCCGGTTCAAATTCAGGGTGGCGATGAAAATAATGTCATCGGCGCTATTGGTGGTGCGGTTCTGGGTGGTTTCCTCGGCAATACAGTTGGTGGCGGTACAGGGCGCAGCCTGGCAACGGCTGCTGGTGCAGTTGCTGGCGGCGTTGCTGGACAGGGTGTACAGGGAGCGATGAACAAGTCACAAGGTGTTGAACTGGAAATCCGTAAGGATGATGGCAACACTATAATGGTGGTCCAGAAACAGGCCGCAAGCCGTTTCGCTCCTGGTATGCGCGTAGCGATTGCTTCGAATGGCAGTCAGGTGACAGTGTCACCTCGTTAA
- a CDS encoding IS4 family transposase has product MELSQALGIINAATPERARSLADLIPPELIQQALTLTDTVTLRKRKLSLESMIWLVVGMSIFCDRPMTEIVNLMDITDRTGAPFTARSAVIQRRKTLGENAVRELFDITQQHWNQQAAHPKWHGLNLFAVDGVVWRTADTPENRAVFSKHSSQYGEGGYPQVRMVCLMELSSHLIAASAFDSEKVSEMRLAEHLTEKTPNNSITLFDKGFYSMGLLHHWQTAGEHRHWLLPLKKHVQYQVVRRLGRGDELICLKTSPRARKQWPGVPEEMVARLLTRRVDGKERQVLTSLTDPNRYPGKDISELYRHRWETELGYREAKQGMLDSRWTLRSRLPELVRQELWGVLLAYNLVRYQMVQMAFHLKGDYLPYQLSFSGAISEIIRMLITLPWASPGKMPGELRTLYEQAKWLVLPGRRERSYPRELRVKSRKYPDKKVAGHLK; this is encoded by the coding sequence ATGGAACTTTCCCAGGCCCTCGGCATCATCAATGCCGCCACTCCTGAGCGCGCCCGTAGTCTCGCCGACCTTATTCCTCCCGAGCTTATTCAGCAGGCGCTCACCCTGACCGATACCGTTACTTTGCGTAAACGTAAACTTTCCCTCGAATCCATGATTTGGCTTGTCGTTGGGATGTCCATTTTTTGCGATCGTCCGATGACCGAAATCGTCAATCTGATGGATATTACTGACCGGACCGGAGCTCCTTTTACCGCACGCAGCGCTGTCATTCAGCGCCGTAAGACTCTGGGTGAAAATGCAGTGCGGGAGCTTTTTGATATCACACAGCAGCACTGGAATCAGCAGGCTGCACATCCAAAATGGCACGGTCTGAATCTGTTTGCTGTCGACGGCGTGGTCTGGCGTACCGCCGATACGCCGGAAAACAGAGCCGTCTTCAGTAAACACAGCAGCCAGTACGGCGAAGGCGGCTATCCTCAGGTGCGAATGGTTTGTCTGATGGAGCTGAGCAGCCATCTGATCGCCGCCAGTGCATTCGACAGTGAAAAAGTCAGTGAAATGCGGCTGGCTGAACACCTGACGGAGAAAACCCCGAATAACAGTATCACCCTGTTCGATAAGGGATTTTATTCGATGGGTCTGCTTCATCACTGGCAGACAGCAGGAGAACACCGTCACTGGTTGTTGCCGTTGAAAAAACACGTACAGTATCAGGTGGTTCGCCGTTTGGGGCGTGGAGATGAACTGATATGCCTGAAAACCAGTCCACGAGCCAGGAAGCAATGGCCAGGGGTCCCGGAAGAAATGGTGGCAAGACTGCTGACCCGCAGGGTAGACGGTAAAGAGAGGCAGGTGCTGACGTCACTGACAGACCCGAATCGCTATCCGGGTAAAGATATCAGCGAGCTATATCGCCACCGCTGGGAAACAGAACTGGGCTACCGGGAAGCAAAGCAGGGTATGCTGGACAGCCGGTGGACATTACGCAGTCGCCTGCCGGAGCTGGTGAGACAGGAGCTATGGGGGGTACTGCTGGCTTATAACCTGGTGCGATATCAGATGGTGCAGATGGCGTTCCATCTGAAAGGAGATTACCTGCCTTACCAGCTGAGCTTCAGTGGAGCGATAAGCGAAATAATCCGGATGCTGATAACCCTGCCCTGGGCTTCGCCGGGAAAAATGCCGGGAGAACTGAGAACCCTGTATGAACAGGCGAAATGGCTTGTGTTACCGGGTAGAAGAGAGCGAAGTTACCCGAGAGAGTTGAGGGTAAAGAGCAGGAAATATCCGGATAAAAAGGTTGCTGGTCACCTTAAGTGA
- a CDS encoding DUF1289 domain-containing protein produces the protein MAEQLEFFPVPSPCRGICQTDPRGYCHGCMRSRDERFNWMKYSDTQKRDVLRLCRQRLLRQQRSEKNDLPSAPEQPSLF, from the coding sequence GTGGCGGAGCAACTCGAATTTTTTCCGGTTCCAAGCCCATGTCGTGGGATCTGTCAAACCGATCCACGTGGCTATTGCCATGGCTGCATGCGCAGTCGTGACGAGCGTTTTAACTGGATGAAATACAGCGATACACAAAAACGTGATGTGTTACGGCTTTGCCGTCAGCGATTATTACGTCAGCAACGAAGCGAAAAAAACGACCTTCCGTCTGCGCCAGAGCAACCTTCATTATTTTAA
- the slyA gene encoding transcriptional regulator SlyA encodes MDASLGTYLARLVRIWRSLIDQRLKPLELTQTHWVTLHNIHQLPPEQSQIQLAKAIGIEQPSLVRTLDQLEDKGLIVRTTCASDRRAKRITLTEQAASIICQVENVINATRDDILTGISSEDIDRMVTLVARLEKNILQLQSRDE; translated from the coding sequence TTGGATGCATCTTTAGGAACGTATCTCGCAAGATTAGTGCGTATCTGGCGGTCATTAATCGATCAACGCTTGAAACCGCTGGAATTAACCCAAACACACTGGGTAACTTTGCACAATATTCATCAATTGCCACCGGAACAGTCTCAAATCCAGCTGGCAAAAGCGATTGGAATAGAACAGCCTTCGCTGGTGCGCACCCTGGACCAGCTTGAGGATAAGGGCTTAATTGTTCGTACTACCTGTGCCAGTGACCGGCGCGCTAAACGAATCACACTGACTGAGCAAGCTGCATCGATTATTTGCCAGGTTGAGAATGTTATTAATGCTACGCGGGATGACATCCTCACGGGTATCTCCTCTGAGGACATCGACAGAATGGTCACGCTAGTTGCGCGGCTGGAAAAAAACATTCTGCAATTACAAAGCCGGGACGAATGA
- the anmK gene encoding anhydro-N-acetylmuramic acid kinase produces MKSGRYIGVMSGTSLDGVDVVLAAIDQQMVAQQASYCHPMPAAIRQDILAVCQGQPLTLSQLGQLDTRLGRLFAEAVQTLLHREGLEKDDIAAIGCHGQTVWHEPQGDAPNTLQIGDNNQIVAATGITVVGDFRRRDMALGGQGAPLVPAFHHAILMHPLERRMVLNVGGIANLSLLLPGQPPGGYDTGPGNMLMDAWIWQYKKESYDRGGRWASGGNVSYPLLQKMLADPWFALAGPKSTGREYFNRGWIEQQLASFPDLSAQDVQATLVELTATTIVDQIVINGGCERLLVCGGGSRNRLLMSRLTHLLAGTAVASTDSVGISADDMEALAFAWLAYKTLSGEAGNMPSVTGAREATILGVIYPANNGCHR; encoded by the coding sequence ATGAAATCAGGGCGTTATATTGGGGTGATGTCAGGGACCAGCCTTGACGGTGTGGACGTTGTGCTGGCAGCTATTGACCAGCAGATGGTGGCGCAACAGGCAAGCTACTGCCATCCGATGCCAGCAGCGATACGTCAGGACATTCTCGCTGTATGCCAGGGGCAGCCTCTCACGCTGTCACAGCTAGGGCAGCTTGATACGCGACTGGGTCGACTGTTTGCAGAAGCGGTGCAAACGTTACTTCATCGGGAAGGACTGGAGAAAGACGATATCGCGGCTATAGGCTGCCATGGTCAGACCGTCTGGCATGAACCACAAGGTGATGCGCCCAATACTTTGCAGATTGGCGACAACAACCAGATTGTCGCCGCGACCGGCATAACCGTTGTGGGCGATTTTCGCCGTCGGGATATGGCACTGGGTGGGCAGGGAGCGCCCCTTGTTCCGGCTTTTCACCACGCCATTTTAATGCATCCGCTGGAGCGAAGGATGGTACTGAATGTTGGTGGCATTGCTAATCTTTCATTGTTGTTACCCGGGCAACCTCCGGGTGGCTATGACACCGGACCGGGGAATATGTTGATGGATGCCTGGATTTGGCAGTATAAAAAAGAATCCTATGATCGTGGTGGTCGATGGGCCAGTGGCGGAAATGTAAGTTATCCGCTATTACAAAAGATGCTCGCCGATCCCTGGTTTGCACTCGCCGGGCCTAAATCCACTGGTAGGGAATACTTTAACCGTGGCTGGATCGAACAACAGCTGGCATCCTTTCCTGACTTGTCTGCTCAGGACGTGCAGGCCACGCTGGTGGAACTTACTGCCACGACCATCGTGGATCAGATCGTGATAAATGGCGGCTGTGAACGGTTGCTGGTGTGCGGTGGCGGTAGCCGAAATCGGCTGCTGATGTCGAGGTTGACCCATCTGTTAGCAGGCACCGCAGTCGCCTCAACTGACAGCGTTGGCATAAGCGCTGATGATATGGAAGCACTGGCTTTTGCCTGGCTGGCTTACAAAACACTCTCAGGCGAAGCAGGTAACATGCCCTCGGTGACCGGCGCACGGGAAGCAACCATTCTGGGCGTGATTTATCCAGCCAATAATGGCTGCCATCGCTGA
- the pdxY gene encoding pyridoxal kinase PdxY encodes MKNILSVQSHTVYGHAGNSASEFPMRRMGANVWALNTVQFSNHTQYGHWTGMVMPASHLSEIVQGIASIDRLKICSAVLSGYLGSAEQGEQIPDIVRQVKQANPDAWYFCDPVMGHPEKGCIVAPGVAKFHTQAALPASDIVAPNLLELEILSGHAVNSVEQAVFSARELIARGPKIVLVKHLSRAGQGSDRFEMLLVTGDEAWHISRPLVDFGVRQPVGVGDLTSGLLLVDLLHGMPLAQALEHVTAAVYEVMLKTHEMGEYELQLVAAQQSIAQPLNHFSAVKLSPV; translated from the coding sequence ATGAAAAATATTCTTTCTGTGCAGTCGCATACCGTTTATGGGCATGCGGGAAACAGCGCATCTGAGTTCCCCATGCGGCGGATGGGGGCCAATGTCTGGGCATTAAACACGGTGCAGTTTTCTAATCATACGCAATATGGCCACTGGACCGGGATGGTGATGCCTGCCAGCCACCTGAGTGAGATCGTCCAGGGGATTGCCAGTATCGATCGCCTGAAAATCTGTAGCGCGGTGTTAAGTGGTTATCTCGGTTCGGCAGAGCAGGGTGAACAGATCCCGGACATCGTGCGTCAGGTTAAGCAGGCGAATCCCGATGCCTGGTATTTTTGCGATCCGGTGATGGGGCACCCAGAAAAGGGCTGTATCGTTGCGCCCGGCGTTGCCAAATTTCACACACAAGCTGCGCTGCCAGCCAGCGACATCGTTGCACCGAACCTGCTGGAGCTGGAGATCCTCAGCGGACATGCCGTCAACAGTGTGGAACAGGCGGTGTTCAGCGCACGAGAGCTGATTGCCCGGGGACCAAAGATTGTACTGGTTAAGCATCTGTCCCGTGCAGGGCAAGGTAGCGACCGCTTTGAAATGCTGCTGGTTACGGGCGACGAAGCCTGGCATATCAGCCGCCCTCTTGTGGATTTCGGCGTGCGTCAGCCGGTGGGCGTCGGGGATTTAACCAGTGGGTTGCTGTTGGTGGATTTATTGCATGGCATGCCGTTAGCTCAGGCGCTGGAGCATGTTACCGCAGCCGTTTATGAAGTTATGTTGAAAACCCATGAAATGGGTGAGTATGAATTGCAGCTGGTGGCGGCGCAGCAGAGCATTGCACAACCACTTAACCACTTTTCAGCGGTTAAGTTATCTCCTGTTTGA